The following proteins are encoded in a genomic region of Stutzerimonas balearica DSM 6083:
- the asd gene encoding aspartate-semialdehyde dehydrogenase, translating into MKRVGLIGWRGMVGSVLMQRMLEERDFDLIEPVFFTTSNVGGQGPSIGKETAPLKDAYSIDELKTLDVILTCQGGDYTNEVFPKLREAGWQGYWIDAASALRMQDDAVIVLDPVNRKVIDQQLDAGTRNYIGGNCTVSLMLMGLGGLFEAGLVEWMSAMTYQAASGAGAQNMRELIRQMGVINASVAEELANPASAILDIDRQVAETQRSEAFPVDNFGVPLAGSLIPYIDKELPNGQSREEWKAQAETNKILGRFKSPIPVDGICVRVGAMRCHSQALTIKLNKDVPISDIEGLISQHNPWVKLVPNHRDASMRELSPAAVTGTLTVPVGRLRKLNMGSHYLGAFTVGDQLLWGAAEPLRRMLRILLER; encoded by the coding sequence ATGAAACGTGTAGGTCTGATCGGTTGGCGCGGCATGGTCGGTTCCGTGCTCATGCAGCGAATGCTGGAAGAGCGTGACTTCGACCTGATCGAGCCGGTGTTCTTCACCACGTCCAATGTCGGCGGGCAGGGGCCCAGCATTGGCAAGGAAACCGCTCCGCTGAAGGATGCTTACAGCATCGACGAGCTGAAAACGCTCGACGTGATCCTCACCTGCCAGGGCGGCGACTACACCAACGAAGTGTTCCCCAAGCTGCGCGAGGCAGGCTGGCAGGGCTACTGGATCGATGCGGCCTCGGCGCTGCGCATGCAGGACGATGCGGTGATCGTGCTCGACCCGGTCAACCGCAAGGTCATCGACCAGCAGCTCGACGCAGGGACCAGGAACTACATCGGTGGCAACTGCACCGTCAGCCTGATGCTGATGGGCTTGGGCGGCCTTTTCGAAGCCGGTCTGGTCGAGTGGATGAGTGCCATGACCTACCAGGCGGCCTCCGGTGCCGGTGCGCAAAACATGCGCGAGCTGATTCGCCAGATGGGAGTGATCAATGCCTCGGTGGCCGAGGAGCTGGCGAATCCGGCGAGCGCCATCCTGGATATCGATCGCCAGGTGGCTGAAACCCAGCGCAGCGAAGCCTTTCCGGTCGATAATTTCGGTGTGCCGCTGGCCGGTAGCCTCATTCCTTATATCGACAAGGAGCTGCCCAATGGTCAGAGCCGTGAGGAGTGGAAGGCGCAGGCTGAAACGAACAAGATCCTTGGTCGCTTCAAGAGTCCGATCCCGGTTGACGGCATCTGTGTTCGGGTCGGTGCCATGCGTTGTCACAGCCAGGCGCTGACCATCAAGCTGAACAAGGATGTACCGATTTCGGACATCGAAGGGCTGATCAGCCAGCACAACCCCTGGGTGAAGCTGGTGCCTAACCATCGAGACGCGAGCATGCGTGAGCTCAGCCCGGCGGCCGTGACCGGTACGCTGACGGTGCCGGTGGGGCGCCTGCGCAAACTGAACATGGGCTCGCATTACCTAGGGGCCTTCACGGTCGGCGATCAGTTGCTGTGGGGCGCCGCCGAGCCGTTGCGTCGCATGTTGCGCATCCTGCTCGAGCGCTGA
- the leuB gene encoding 3-isopropylmalate dehydrogenase: MSKQILVLPGDGIGPEIVAEAVKVLELANEKYDLGFELSYDELGGAAVDKYGVPLADETLVRAREADAILLGAVGGPKWDKIDPAIRPERGLLKIRSELGLFGNLRPALLYPQLADASSLKPEIVAGLDILIVRELTGGIYFGKPRESKVLDNGERMAYDTLPYSESEIRRIAKVGFDMAMVRNRKLCSVDKANVLASSQLWRAVVEEVAKDYPEVELSHMYVDNAAMQLVRAPKQFDVMVTDNMFGDILSDEASMLTGSIGMLPSASLDANNKGMYEPCHGSAPDIAGQGIANPLATILSVSMMLRYSFGQVAAADAIERAVSDVLDQGLRTGDIWSEGCTKVGTQGMGDAVVAALAKL, from the coding sequence ATGAGCAAGCAGATTCTGGTTCTCCCGGGTGACGGCATCGGCCCGGAAATCGTGGCCGAAGCGGTCAAGGTTCTGGAGCTGGCCAATGAGAAGTACGACCTTGGCTTCGAGCTGAGCTACGACGAGCTGGGCGGTGCGGCTGTCGACAAGTACGGCGTGCCGCTGGCCGACGAGACCCTGGTGCGTGCCCGTGAGGCCGACGCCATCCTGCTGGGCGCCGTGGGTGGGCCTAAGTGGGACAAGATCGATCCTGCGATCCGTCCCGAGCGCGGGCTGCTGAAGATTCGCTCCGAGCTCGGCCTGTTCGGTAATCTGCGCCCGGCACTGCTCTATCCGCAGTTGGCCGACGCCTCTTCGCTCAAGCCCGAGATCGTCGCCGGGCTGGATATCCTGATCGTGCGCGAGCTGACTGGCGGCATCTATTTCGGCAAGCCGCGCGAAAGCAAGGTGCTCGACAATGGTGAGCGCATGGCCTACGACACCCTGCCGTACAGCGAGAGCGAGATCCGTCGCATCGCCAAGGTCGGTTTCGATATGGCCATGGTGCGTAACAGGAAGCTCTGCTCGGTAGACAAGGCCAACGTGCTGGCCTCCAGCCAGCTGTGGCGCGCGGTGGTCGAGGAAGTGGCCAAGGACTACCCGGAGGTCGAGCTGTCGCACATGTACGTGGACAATGCCGCCATGCAGCTGGTCCGCGCGCCTAAGCAGTTCGATGTGATGGTCACCGATAACATGTTCGGTGACATCCTCTCGGACGAGGCTTCCATGCTCACCGGGTCGATCGGCATGCTGCCGTCCGCTTCGCTGGACGCCAACAACAAGGGCATGTACGAGCCTTGCCACGGCTCGGCGCCTGATATCGCCGGCCAGGGCATCGCCAATCCGCTGGCGACCATCCTCTCCGTGTCGATGATGCTGCGCTATAGCTTTGGCCAGGTTGCTGCGGCCGACGCCATCGAGCGGGCCGTCAGCGATGTGCTGGATCAGGGGCTGCGCACCGGCGACATCTGGTCCGAAGGCTGTACCAAGGTCGGTACCCAGGGCATGGGTGATGCGGTGGTCGCGGCGCTCGCGAAGTTGTAA
- the leuD gene encoding 3-isopropylmalate dehydratase small subunit: protein MKAFTQHTGLVCPLDRANVDTDQIIPKQFLKSIKRTGFGPNLFDEWRYLDEGMPGQDCSQRPLNKDFVLNQPRYQGASVLLARENFGCGSSREHAPWALDEYGFRAIIAPSFADIFFNNSFKNGLLPIVLKEEEVDALFEQAEAAEGYQLTVDLAAQTVTRPDGVQYRFEIDAFRKHCLLNGLDDIGLTLQDADAIKAFESRHQHSSPWLFGAIK from the coding sequence ATGAAAGCCTTTACCCAACACACCGGCCTGGTCTGCCCGCTCGATCGCGCCAACGTCGACACCGACCAGATCATCCCCAAGCAGTTTCTGAAGTCCATCAAGCGCACCGGCTTCGGCCCGAACCTGTTCGATGAGTGGCGCTACCTGGACGAGGGCATGCCCGGCCAGGACTGCTCGCAGCGCCCGCTGAACAAGGACTTCGTGCTCAATCAGCCACGCTACCAGGGTGCCAGTGTGCTGCTGGCGCGCGAGAACTTCGGCTGCGGTTCCTCCCGCGAGCATGCGCCCTGGGCGCTGGACGAGTATGGCTTTCGCGCGATCATCGCCCCGAGCTTCGCCGACATCTTCTTCAACAACAGCTTCAAGAACGGCCTGTTGCCGATCGTGCTGAAGGAAGAGGAGGTCGACGCGCTGTTCGAGCAGGCCGAGGCCGCCGAGGGTTACCAGCTGACCGTTGATCTCGCGGCGCAGACCGTGACGCGCCCCGATGGCGTGCAGTATCGCTTCGAGATCGATGCGTTCCGCAAACACTGCCTGCTCAACGGCCTGGATGACATCGGCCTGACGCTGCAGGACGCGGACGCGATCAAGGCGTTCGAAAGCCGGCATCAGCACAGCAGCCCCTGGCTGTTCGGCGCGATCAAGTAA
- the leuC gene encoding 3-isopropylmalate dehydratase large subunit has product MAGKTLYDKLWEMHEVKRRDDGSSLIYIDRHILHEVTSPQAFEGLRLAERKPWRIDANIATVDHNVPTTPDRKAGVDAIADETSRIQVQTLDENCDDFGILEFKMNDVRQGIVHVIGPEQGATLPGMTVVCGDSHTSTHGAFGALAHGIGTSEVEHVLATQCLIAKKMKNMQVRVEGQLPFGVTAKDIVLAVIGKIGTAGGTGYAMEFAGSAIRELSMEGRMTICNMSIEAGARVGMVAVDEKTIAYVEGRPYAPKGAQWEQAVAQWRDLVSDADAQFDAVVELKAEEIKPQVSWGTSPEMVLAVDQRVPDPAAEVDPVKRGSIERALKYMGLQANQPITEIKLDRVFIGSCTNSRIEDLRAAAEVAKGRKVAANVKQALVVPGSGLVKQQAEQEGLDRIFIEAGFEWREPGCSMCLAMNPDKLGNGEHCASTSNRNFEGRQGAGGRTHLVSPAMAAAAAVTGHFIDVRELIQA; this is encoded by the coding sequence ATGGCCGGCAAGACGCTGTACGACAAGCTCTGGGAAATGCATGAGGTCAAGCGCCGCGATGATGGTTCGTCGTTGATCTACATCGACCGCCACATCCTGCACGAAGTGACTTCGCCGCAGGCGTTCGAAGGCCTGCGCCTGGCCGAGCGCAAGCCCTGGCGCATCGACGCCAACATCGCCACCGTCGACCATAACGTGCCGACCACGCCGGACCGCAAGGCGGGCGTCGATGCCATTGCCGACGAAACCTCGCGCATCCAGGTGCAGACGCTGGATGAGAACTGCGACGACTTCGGCATCCTCGAATTCAAGATGAACGATGTTCGTCAGGGCATCGTCCACGTGATTGGCCCGGAGCAGGGCGCAACCCTGCCGGGCATGACGGTGGTCTGCGGCGACTCGCACACCTCGACCCACGGCGCCTTTGGTGCACTGGCTCACGGCATCGGCACCTCGGAGGTCGAGCACGTGCTGGCCACCCAGTGCCTGATCGCCAAGAAGATGAAGAACATGCAGGTGCGTGTCGAAGGCCAACTGCCGTTCGGCGTGACCGCCAAGGACATCGTGCTGGCGGTGATCGGCAAGATCGGCACCGCCGGCGGCACCGGCTACGCGATGGAATTCGCCGGCAGTGCCATCCGCGAGCTGTCCATGGAAGGCCGCATGACGATCTGCAACATGTCGATCGAGGCCGGTGCGCGGGTCGGCATGGTGGCGGTCGACGAGAAGACCATCGCCTACGTCGAGGGGCGCCCCTACGCGCCTAAGGGTGCGCAGTGGGAGCAGGCCGTGGCGCAGTGGCGCGATCTGGTTTCCGATGCCGATGCGCAGTTCGACGCGGTGGTCGAGTTGAAGGCCGAAGAGATCAAGCCGCAGGTTTCCTGGGGAACCTCGCCGGAAATGGTTCTGGCCGTCGACCAGCGCGTGCCGGACCCGGCCGCCGAAGTCGATCCGGTCAAGCGTGGCTCGATCGAGCGCGCGCTCAAGTACATGGGGCTGCAGGCCAACCAGCCGATCACCGAGATCAAGCTGGATCGCGTGTTCATCGGCTCGTGCACCAACTCGCGTATCGAGGATCTGCGTGCCGCCGCCGAAGTCGCCAAGGGCCGCAAGGTCGCGGCCAACGTCAAGCAGGCGCTGGTGGTACCGGGCTCTGGCCTGGTCAAGCAGCAGGCCGAGCAGGAAGGGCTGGACCGCATCTTCATCGAGGCTGGCTTCGAATGGCGCGAGCCGGGTTGCTCCATGTGCCTGGCGATGAACCCGGACAAGCTGGGTAACGGCGAGCACTGCGCGTCCACGTCCAACCGCAATTTTGAAGGCCGCCAGGGCGCTGGCGGGCGGACTCATCTGGTCAGCCCGGCGATGGCCGCGGCTGCCGCGGTGACCGGCCACTTCATCGATGTACGCGAGCTGATCCAGGCCTGA
- a CDS encoding LysR family transcriptional regulator — MDLANLNAFIAVAETGGFSLAADRLHLTQPAISKRIAALEQQLDVRLFDRLGREIGLTEAGRALLPRAYQILNVLDDTRRALTNLNGEVGGRLCLATSHHIGLHRLPPLLRSFTRQYPDVTLDIRFLDSEVAYEEVLHGRAELAVITLAPHTSEPIRATPVWDDPLEFVVAPEHPLASKMGVSLADVAGYPAVFPGGNTFTHHIAQRLFEREGLAPNIAMSTNYMETIKMMVSIGIAWSVLPRTMLDAQVVSLPLPGVRLSRQLGYIRHSERTLSNAAMAFMALLDEDRRSLHPKAGKR; from the coding sequence ATGGATCTTGCCAACCTCAACGCTTTTATCGCCGTTGCCGAAACCGGTGGTTTCTCGCTGGCGGCCGACCGGCTGCACCTGACCCAACCGGCGATCAGCAAACGCATCGCCGCACTGGAGCAACAGCTGGACGTGCGCCTGTTCGATCGTCTCGGTCGCGAGATCGGGCTGACCGAGGCCGGTCGCGCACTGCTGCCGCGTGCCTATCAGATCCTCAACGTACTGGACGATACCCGCCGCGCCTTGACCAACCTCAACGGCGAAGTCGGCGGTCGCCTTTGCCTGGCGACCAGCCACCACATCGGCCTGCATCGCCTGCCGCCGCTGCTGCGCTCGTTCACGCGCCAGTATCCGGACGTGACGCTGGACATACGCTTTCTGGATTCGGAGGTCGCCTACGAAGAAGTGCTGCACGGCCGCGCGGAGCTGGCCGTCATCACCCTGGCGCCGCATACCAGCGAGCCGATCCGCGCGACGCCGGTGTGGGACGACCCGCTCGAATTCGTCGTGGCCCCGGAGCATCCTCTGGCCAGCAAGATGGGCGTTTCGCTGGCGGACGTGGCCGGCTATCCGGCGGTCTTCCCGGGCGGCAACACCTTCACCCATCACATCGCCCAGCGGCTGTTCGAGCGCGAAGGCCTGGCGCCAAACATCGCCATGAGCACCAACTACATGGAAACGATCAAGATGATGGTCTCCATCGGCATCGCCTGGAGCGTGCTGCCGCGCACCATGCTCGACGCCCAGGTGGTGAGCCTGCCGCTACCCGGTGTCAGACTGTCACGCCAGCTCGGCTACATTCGGCACAGCGAGCGGACGCTATCCAATGCCGCGATGGCCTTCATGGCGCTGCTCGATGAAGATCGCCGCAGCTTGCACCCCAAAGCAGGCAAGCGCTAA